The following are encoded together in the Hoplias malabaricus isolate fHopMal1 chromosome 3, fHopMal1.hap1, whole genome shotgun sequence genome:
- the LOC136692745 gene encoding sulfotransferase 1B1-like has product MEETPLSYEEAINKAAGSLTRFPLTEVQGVPLMSPIAGQWSSISAFCPDPSDLLIATYPKAGTTWTQEIVDLLLHNGDEEICKRAPTVERIPFLEIQAPPPIPSGLQLLKFMKPPRVIKTHLPIQLVPEGFWENKCKVIYVARNAKDNLVSYYHFDRMNLTQPEPGPWDGYIQKFMRGNLGWGSWYDHVKGYWKEREKRNILYLFYEDMKENPRREVERIMHYLDLSLSDDIIDKIVQLTSFKVMKDNPMANYTFIPKIVFDQSISEFMRKGEVGDWTNHFTPAQSQMFDEDYKRQMADVDIPFRTSI; this is encoded by the exons ATGGAGGAAACCCCCCTGAGTTATGAAGAGGCCATAAATAAGGCAGCCGGCTCACTCACTCGCTTTCCTTTGACCGAGGTGCAAGGTGTACCCCTCATGAGCCCAATTGCAGGCCAGTGGAGCTCCATCTCAGCTTTCTGCCCTGATCCTTCTGACCTGCTCATTGCCACCTACCCCAAAGCAG GCACCACTTGGACCCAGGAGATAGTGGATTTACTGTTGCATAATGGAGATGAAGAAATATGTAAAAGAGCCCCTACAGTTGAACGTATTCCCTTTCTGGAGATCCAAGCCCCTCCACCTATTCCCTCAG GTCTTCAACTTCTCAAATTCATGAAACCTCCCAGGGTCATCAAAACACACTTGCCGATCCAGCTAGTACCTGAGGGTTTCTGGGAAAATAAATGCAAG GTGATTTATGTGGCTCGAAATGCTAAGGACAATTTGGTCAGCTACTACCACTTTGACCGTATGAACTTGACTCAACCAGAACCAGGTCCCTGGGATGGTTACATTCAAAAGTTCATGAGAGGAAATT TGGGGTGGGGCTCTTGGTACGACCATGTTAAAGGATACtggaaggaaagagagaagaggaacATCCTCTACCTTTTCTATGAGGACATGAAAGAG AACCCTCGTCGGGAGGTAGAGCGGATCATGCACTATCTGGACTTGTCTCTATCGGATGACATCATTGACAAGATCGTGCAGCTGACTTCTTTTAAAGTCATGAAGGACAACCCGATGGCCAACTACACATTCATCCCGAAGATAGTGTTTGACCAGTCCATCTCAGAATTCATGAGAAAAG GGGAAGTCGGGGACTGGACCAACCATTTCACTCCAGCTCAGTCCCAAATGTTTGACGAGGACTACAAAAGGCAAATGGCAGATGTGGACATTCCCTTTCGCACAAGCATCTGA